The Pseudomonadota bacterium genome includes a window with the following:
- a CDS encoding FtsX-like permease family protein has product MMKWMKLALRNIMRNKRRSLVTLLAIAVGFAAISLFRGYTSNMYSGLKIMAIRGEGLGHLTIFKAGWLEKGKLDPEKYMFSKSEIEKISKLVGDQGGVVLATPQINLSGIVSNGTVSTIFIAQGVVPQDDRTIKGSWAAFRPIKGEGLNEQKSYGVEMSQDLARFLNLTPGKDGVVMAPTLGGQMNALDLNVSGVYDTGSDATNDKYMRLPFSFAQSLLDTEKADRIVVLLEDTEKTEKMRALLLAKLTGAGIVCEIKTWNELSLFYSKVRGMIDMMFLFIFCIVLVIVVMSTVNTMGMAVLERTREIGTLRALGLKRRGISILFAMEGGFLGLLGSLIGAVLHTCVWAVIRTIGPTYTPPGISTPVPLTVNFVPQALVLLSICLIILSLIAAIMPAKRAARQNIVNALGHT; this is encoded by the coding sequence ATGATGAAATGGATGAAACTGGCCTTACGCAATATCATGAGAAACAAACGCCGTTCCCTTGTTACACTCCTTGCCATAGCTGTGGGCTTTGCTGCTATAAGTCTCTTCCGGGGATACACAAGCAACATGTACTCGGGGCTTAAGATAATGGCAATCCGGGGCGAGGGCCTTGGTCATCTCACAATCTTTAAGGCAGGATGGTTGGAGAAAGGAAAACTGGACCCGGAAAAGTACATGTTTTCAAAATCAGAGATCGAAAAAATATCAAAGCTTGTTGGCGATCAAGGCGGAGTTGTTCTGGCAACGCCTCAGATCAATCTGTCCGGTATTGTATCAAACGGGACTGTCTCCACAATATTCATAGCTCAAGGGGTTGTTCCTCAGGACGACAGGACTATCAAGGGATCCTGGGCAGCTTTTAGACCGATCAAAGGCGAAGGACTTAACGAACAGAAATCATACGGAGTGGAAATGTCCCAGGACCTGGCCAGGTTTCTAAACCTGACGCCGGGTAAAGACGGGGTAGTTATGGCTCCTACCCTTGGCGGTCAGATGAACGCTCTCGATTTAAATGTATCAGGCGTATATGATACAGGTTCTGACGCTACCAATGACAAATATATGCGGCTCCCCTTCAGTTTTGCCCAGTCCCTTCTGGACACGGAGAAGGCTGACAGAATTGTGGTTCTCCTGGAAGACACCGAAAAAACCGAAAAGATGCGCGCGCTGCTCCTTGCCAAACTTACAGGCGCAGGCATTGTCTGTGAGATAAAGACATGGAACGAACTATCCCTTTTCTATTCCAAGGTAAGAGGGATGATCGATATGATGTTTCTCTTCATATTCTGTATTGTACTTGTAATTGTGGTAATGAGCACTGTCAATACCATGGGTATGGCAGTACTTGAGAGAACGAGAGAGATCGGGACACTTCGGGCTTTGGGACTTAAAAGAAGAGGCATATCAATACTTTTTGCAATGGAGGGAGGTTTTCTGGGTCTTCTTGGCAGCCTCATAGGAGCCGTTCTGCACACATGTGTATGGGCTGTTATTCGCACTATAGGCCCTACTTACACACCTCCCGGCATATCGACTCCTGTGCCGCTGACGGTAAACTTTGTGCCTCAAGCCCTTGTCCTGCTCTCGATCTGCCTTATTATACTTTCCCTGATTGCGGCAATTATGCCGGCGAAACGGGCAGCCAGACAGAACATTGTAAATGCCCTGGGGCATACTTAA